The Rosa rugosa chromosome 1, drRosRugo1.1, whole genome shotgun sequence genomic sequence TGGTTGGGCACGACCCAGATCTGTGGGAACCTAGAACTGCAGAAGGAGACAACGTGGATATTCCTCATTATAGTGAGTATTTCATGTATTTCGGGTGACTGCTCTTCTTCGATTGTAACTGGAAAATGGGTATTTCTTTTGGTTTCCAGTTCTAGTGTTTCGAGGGAAAAATTAGGGGTTTGTTTATGCATTAGTTTGTGGGTTGTTTGTGAACTGATTTAGAAATGGTTGTGTTTTTGCAATGGCTGTTTCGATTTCTAGGGTTTGAATGAAAAAAATTGGGGGGTTTTTTCCGGAATTGGTTGTGGGTTGTTTGTGAACTGGTTTAGAAAGGGTTGGTTTCATGGGTTAGGAGTTATAAGGTGGAAAGGGAATTGGGAAATTTGATATTGTTTGCTGTTGCTTGCTTCAGTTCTAGTGTGTGTATGATATTTAAGTGAAGACTGAAATGTGAGTGGTTGTTGAGAAAGTTAGGCATGGCCTTTAATATTGCCAAGTTGTGGGTGAGTTAACTGGTTTTGGTTTTAATATGTTACAGAAAGTGGTCCAAAAGATGCGGTAAACTATGACTGCTTTTGTCTGTGTCTCCCATGTGCTTTGAAGAATGACTTTCTGGTCTCTCATGTGTAAACAATGACTTGTTTTGTCTGTGTCTCCCTCCCATGTGTGAAGAATGACTTTAAGACCTTAAGCACACTTTACTTTTAACTTTTTGTTTGTCTTGTACCTATTTATTGAGGCATCTTTTTGTTGACTGAAATGGATTATTTTTCTGGTTTACGGTTACctggtttagggtttatgacTAATGGTTTTCACAATCTTATTGCAGCTCACCCAGACCATTTCACAGTCAAGGTGTACCATGGAGGATGCATAAGGAATGAAAGTTATGTTGGAGGGAAAGTGGATTTTTATGATAACGTAGATAGAGATAGGATGTCACTGGTGGAGATAGATAATATGGTCAAGCAGCTGAATCCGGCTTATGCAGACCAAAGAATAGATTATTGGTACAAAGTTGGTAATGAAGAGGACACAATGATGAAGCTGGAAACAGATTTGGATGTGGTGATAATGTGTACAGCTGTACCAACCTTTAGGTTAGTGATATTGTATTTAGACCATATGGAGCTGCAAGGTGTATTcggggatgaagatgatgacatCTTCATATATGAAGATTTCCTCTTTAGTGAAGGTAGGACCAGTGGTGTTGTTATAGAAGAACTACCTGATGAGCCTAGGAAGAAGCCAGGTGTTGTGATAAAGGAGCTATATGATGAGCCGGGGCCAACTAGAAGCAAAGGAATAGTGATTAGAGAGCTTGAGGACAATGTACCAACTCAAGCAAGCTGTGTTGGTGGTCTGGATCCAAAAGAAAAGGGGAAATAGAAGCTTTTGGAGTATCATCCAAGTGGAAATGAGCAAAGAAGATGTGAGCAAAGGTCAAGTGGATGGGGGCAGTCCAGTATGGGGCAAGGTCCGAGTAGTGTGGGCCAAGGGTCGAGTAGTGTGGATCAAACAAGTGGACTGGATGGGTTGATGCATGATGTGGATGTGATGGATTATTTGCAGTCCTATGGTGGTGGTTTGGATTTAGGAGATGAAGAAGCAGCTGAAAGTGAAAGAGGTAGTGATGATGTAGCAACAAGTGAGGATGGGGACTATGATCCTGAATTCGATGATGATGAATATGACCATTATGGAACTGATGAGGATGACTGGTTGGTGGAAGGTGAGATGGTAAAAGAGATGGAAGAGGGTAGAAGAAAAAAGGGTTTGAAGGCAGGAAACAGTAGTGGGGTAGGGCCAGGTGTGCAAGAGGAATTCCTGAACTTTTCTGATAATGAGGACATGTTTAGGGAAGAATATTCAGATGATGAGAGGTTGCAGCATGGCATTAATTCTAATGGGGAATTGGAAGATGTGGGAATTGAATTCAATCCGGCCACAGATATGAAACATCATGTCTTCAAGTTAAAAACGCAGTTTGCAACTATAAAAGTGTTAAGGGATGCCTTAAGGGAAATGGCCATTCAAGGTGGATGGGAGTATGTGTTCataaaaaaatgacaaaacaagGTTGAGGGTGGTATGCAAGGAGGAAAACTGCCCCTTTTTCTTATTTGCTTCGAAGATGCAACACGAAAGTACACTGATCATCAAGGAATATGTGGCTGAACACAAATGCACAAGAAAGTTCAATAACAACATGGTTAGGATGAGATACTTGACTGCAAAGTTCAAGGACCAAATAGCACTTAATCAAGAGATAAGTCCAAGTATTTCTGATCAGTCTCTAACTGCTGTCATTAGTTTACTTTTCTGGTTTATTTTGTAATTGCTGCTTTTGGTTGATGTTGCAGATTCCCTAGCAAAGACCATGTTAGCCACCATTAGAGCAAAGGTTTCAAGGTCAATGGCGTACCGAGCTAAAAGGACTGCTATGTTGGAAGTGGAAGGATCAATGAGAGAGCAGTATGCAAGGTTAAGGGATTATGGGAGAGAGCTTCAAAGGGTTGATTCAGGGACAACTATTGATATCAAATGTGACTACAACAATCCAGAAAAGAAACCTGTTTTTAGGAGGATGTACATTTGCTTGGGGGCATTCAAGAATGGTTTCAAGGCTGGGTGTAGATTAGTGATTGGGTTGGATGGAGCACACATAAAGAGTTGTTTTGGAGGTCAACTTCTGACTGCTGTAGCTTTGGATGCTAATAACACTTCATGGGTTGTGGGATATGCAATGGTAGAGATGGAAAGTAATTAAGGATTCTTGGATCTGGTTTCTTGAGCTGTTGGTGAAGGATTTGGATATTGACCATGAAGGAGCAGGCTGGACATTTATTTCAGATAAACAAAAAGGTTTGAAACCTGCTTTTGAGTTGGTTGTCCCAGCTGTCCGAATTAGATTTTGTGCAAGGCATTTGTGGACCAACTTTACCAAGCTGTTTCCTGGTAAAGTAATGAAAGATCATATGTGGAAGTGTGCAAAGGCAACGACTTTGCCTTACTTTCAGAAAGAAATGGAAGAGATGAAGTCCCTAGATCAGGACACCTATAACTGGTTGACAGGTATTGAGGCTGTTTTGTCTTAACCTATATTTAAATGACAATTATATGTGTATGTTTTAACATGGTTTTGATGTTGTATTCTAGCAGAACCCGAGAGGCCTCCTCAACATTGGTCTAGAGCATACTTCACAACTGGTAACGATTGTGATATCCTCATAAACAACATGTGTGAATGCTTTAACAGCTTTATTTTGGAGTCAAGAGGCAAGCCACCTTTGACTATGTTTGAAGAGATGAGGTGGAAGTTAATGAAGAGGAATCAGATTAGAAGGGATAAAATGGAGGCCTACCATGGAAATATATGCCCCAAGCCAAGGAATATTTTAGAGAAGAACAAGATCAAGGTTGCAACAGACTACATTGCAACATTCAATGGTGGTGACAGAGCATAAGTGGAGAATATTGAGGGATCCAAGAATGTTGTGGACCTCCTTGAGAGGACATGCAGTTGTAGGAGGTGGGATTTGACTTGAATCCCGTGTAAGCATGTCGTTGCTGCAATATATGGGAAGAGGGAAAACCCGGATGACTATGTGGCACCTTGCTACCTGAAGAAGACTTATTTGAGTATCTACAATCACCTAATACAGCCTGTGAATAGCATGGATATGTGGTCAACAAGTGAAGATCAAGCTATCTTACCTCCGCAATATTCAAGGCAGCCTGGGAGGCCAAAAACGAAGAGGATTAAGGATGCTTCAGAAAAAGAGATAAATGGAGGTACTAAACTTCGAAGAGTGCAAAGATCCTTGAGGTGTAGCAACTGTGGCCAAGTAGGACACAATCTGAAAACATGTCAGCGGCACTTGCCaccaaaggaaaagaaggctGCTGCTCTTTCTAAGAAGAGAAAAGTGAATGGTGAAGCAGGACAAGGTTCTGAAAATCAGGTATGTTGCACCATTACATTAgcaatttatttttgttaagtGAACTACAAATTTAAATGTTATTGATATCGTTATTGTTGCTGCAGTCCAAGAAAGACAAAACAGGTCCCTTGACTGCAAATGAGTTGATGCAGAAAGCTAGAGAAAGAGCTGAATATCAAAGGGTAATATTACACTCTCAACAATTGTTTATTGGTTTTGTATTTGTCTACCCTACTTAATTGACTTGCTTATCTTGTTTATGTGTGTCCAGAAAAAGATGGCTGCATTGAAGGCATCAAGGTTGGCAGCAAACATGCCTGCTTCAACAAGGGGTAGGCCTAAGCCAGCTACAAGTGCTCCAACAAGCTCACGGCCTGCATAAGCTATACATCTGCCACCACTAATTCAAGGGCTCCACAAGCTTTTGGGAGATCAAGCAACAACGCTGCAGCACCAACAAGGTCATCTCAGAGGCTTAGACAAAACTCAGGTAAAGAACATGGAAAATAGTTGTGCAATTGGACAAAGTGTTAGCCTGCCCATCAGATCAATTTAGACATCCTTTTTTGTGCAACCTTTTGATGTGTCATTTGGTTGCTAGCTCTAATCTTTTGATTAGATGATTAGAGCTATATTAGATGCATACTTGAACAATTAATGAGGATGTAATGctctaattttttgtttttggtaagtTAGAGCTTGGTTAATGGCTTGCTAATGCTGCAAAAACTATGTAGGGATTATGTTGCAATGGATTATTATGAATGGAATTGGATGGTATTCAAGTGTTGGAATTGCGGAAATGATGCTTCAAATTGTTCAGTTTTTGTGTGATTCATATTTACTGTTGAAAGTGTTGAGTTCATAATTGCAATTGTTAGATTTTTTTCAAAGTTCAATTTGTGGTATTTTGGGGTTTAGTGGGAAAATAGAATCAATTTTAGAGGGATTTGATTGATGGAGAAGGGGGAAAATGAAGGAAGGGTTATTCTGGACATTTTTCCAGTGACTTGGCATGCCAAGAGCTGAGTTGGCGTCTCATTTCCTGCCACGTGGGCCACTTAACGGCAGCAGTTAACGGAGATTGGACGGAATAGACCTATTGgtcagaaattgagagatgagggagtaaacatgtgaaattaaaagcagagggactgaactgatttttccctgaaagttcagggagtaaacagtatttaaccctaaaaaaaaaaaaaaaactatttgtagcctttattgttattttgtcaattaaaaaaaaaaatggttgcGTCCTCAACACCACGACACATATTCCTACAGCCTCGTTCACCtagtcagctactgaccagggaTTATTTGCTCAATTGCCATTGGATTTGCTCAATCTTGATCCAAGGGCTGAGAAATATTTAGATAATTTgaattaaaatttattaattttatattaTTTAATCATTCAATTACTTTCTTATCTCTTCTTGAAACCCAAAAATTGCAAACTCAGTTCTCATCCCGGCTCCGTTCTGGCCGAAGACCCAAGAACTTGCCTCCGCCGGAGACCCAAGCCAAGAATTTGCCTTTGCAGTCATCGTCGCCGGCGACCAAAACATCTGGCTCTCCACCTCCTATTTGCAGGACCCAGTTCTCATCCCAGCCCCGTTCAATCTCAAATCATATTCCCCAATTCCAAAATCCTAAAATCAccttcctctctttctctttttctcacttCCAGGTACCCACTTTGCGTCTTTGAAATTCTGCGATTCTTTCGTCGCAAAATCTTCAACTTTTTATCACTTTTCATAACCTAGAAGCTCGATTCTTTGTGCTGATGGTCTTGGTTCTTCTCCAGTATTAGAAATTTGAGCTATTTGGGCAAATGGGTATGCTCTAATTTTTGGTGTTTCAATGGCAATCAAATCCTATGAGATGTTGGCTGAGCAATATATACTTGCTCTCAGACCCTTTTGCTCCTTACACATCTCTGCTTGTGGGGATTTTTGCTTGCAAATTGGTATGGTCAATTGGTCATGTTGTCTTTAACACTATGCTACTCTCTTTCAATGGAAGCCCATGTTGATCATGAATTTGCTACTCTGTTAACCGGGATGAGAAGGGTTCTGCAAATTTTATGGGTAtcgagaagaaaagaagagaagacaATAATCAATTCGATTATTGAAGATAAGAAAGTAATTGAATGattaaataatataaaaataataaattttaattCAAATTATCTAAATATTTCTCAGCCCTTAGATCAAGATTGAGCAAATCCAATGGCAATTGAGCAAATAATCCCTGGTCAGCTAACAGGGCTGCGCATTCCTAATATGATATATATTTATTGGTGTGTAACTGTTAGGCCtcgtttggatggcaggaaatcatgatatggaatgagaattaatttcatttttcatttagaggtgtcgtttttttttttgaataagggaATGATCTTTATTGATTGCAATTAGCATAGTATGGTACAATCAGATTTTAGGACATCAAGAATGCAATCTGGGGGTACATCAGTCCAAATTGCGCTATAGTTGTCTTCAAAGGCCAGACTAGCCAACCTATGAGCAACGTCATTACATGTCCTAGGTGCAAAACTGATTCGCACATCTGTTCGGGCACTTAATGCTTCCTGTATGTCATCAATAACAGCAGCAAACTCCACCATGACATACTGTGGATTAGCAATCTCTTTGGTTGCTTCGAGACTATCTGTTTCAAGCACCACTCCTGGAGTTTGGAATGACTGCAAGAACAAGAGACCTTGTTTTATTGCTAGCAGCTCTACCTGCTTCGCAGCAGCCACATGTGCTATCGGCAATGCAAATGCAGCTTTGAAATGTCCATGCTCATCTCTCAACACCCCACCAAGACCACCTCTGTGTTGATTGGGAATAAAGCTACCATCAACATTTAATTTCCAATTGCCATTAGTATCCGGGCACCATTTCTTTTGTGATTTTGCAGTTTTCAGCTGCGACTGCAGATTGGCCTTTTTGTATTCGTCCAGCCAAGACAATGCTCCAAAAACTATATCATTGGAAGTTTGAGCTATACCATGCCAAAACTTGGTATTTCGATTTTTCCACAGTGCCCATAAGATCATGATCAGTTTCTCAAAGGTGTCTTGCTACATACTAATCGCCTGTTCATAACACCAGTCCTTAAAAGTAGTAATTTGAGGTGGCGAGCATACCAAATTAAAGGGAGGAGCAGTAAGAATAGCCTTGGCTGTAGGGCAGTGGCAAAAGACATGCATAGTGTCTTCAAAACTGGCTGGACACAGTAAGCAAGTCGTGTCACCTTGGAAACCCTTCTTTAGAAGCGCTGCTTTCGTTGGTAAGAGGTTGTTGCAGGCCCTCCAGATGCAATTTTTAACTTTACCTGGGATTTTTGTTTGCCATAAACGCTTCCACAGAGGGCTGAAAGGGTCTCCATTGGATGTGGACGTGAGAACATGACTGAGGACCGTGTCACGATCTATCCAATATGCTGATTTTACCGTGAAGAAGCCATTTTTCTCTGGCCTCCAATACATACGGTCACGAATATGTCTTCGAGCCAGAGGTATACATAGGACTTTGTGAGCAATATCCTCAGGAAGAACTCGTCTCACAATACTATCTTTCCACGTTTTGGTAGATTCATCAATGAGGTCAGAGACCAAGTCCAACTCACAATCTCTTGGCTTGTGAATGAGATACTGGGGGCAATGAGGGATCCATCTGTCATGCCACAGCCTAATGTCTTTCCCATCACCCACATGCCATGCAATCCCCGCTTTCAGAATAGGTCTGCCTTGCAAAATACTTTTCCAAGAGAACGAAGGAGTATCTCCTAGCTCAGCCTCCCAAAAGTCTGTATGAGGATAATACCGAGCTTTAAAAACTTTAGCAACAAGAGAGTCTTGATTGGAGATTAATCTCCAACCTTGTTTAGCTAACATAGCTAAATTATAGGCATAAATGTTCTTAAACCCCATCCCTCCTTCATTCTTGGTAAGACACAGTCGTTCCCAACTCCTCCAatgaattttcttcttttccataGTGTCTCCCCAGAAGAAAGAGGCACATAGCTGGTGAATGTCATCACATAAACCCTTGGGCAATAAGTAGCAATTCATGGCATACAAAGGCATAGTTTGTGCCACAGCCTTAATTAGAGTTTCCTTACCCGCCGAGCTCAGGATCTTTGCCTTCCAGTTGATAAGCTTCTTTGACAACTTTTCTTTGATGTATGCAAATTTTGCAGTCTTTGATTTACCCACCCTGAGCGGTAGCCCAAGATATTTGTCATGCTCCTTCTCGCATTTCACCTCTAGGATACTTGCTAACTCGAGCTGTTTTGAATGCTCAACATTTCTACTAAACACGACACTACTCTTCTGAAAATTCACTTTTTGACCCGAGGCCCTCTCATAAGTGTCCAGGATCTTCTTATATTGAATGCATTCCTCCTCAGTTGCAGTTCCAAAGAGAAagctatcatctgcaaagaacAAATGATGTAAGTGTGGTGCTTGTGGAGCCATTTTAAGTCCTGCAATACAACCTGTGTCAACTGCCTTAGTAATCAATGCAGATAAGCCTTCTGCACATAAAATAAACAGGTATGGAGATAGAGGATCTCCCTGTCGTATGCCTCAAGTGGGAGTAATTAAGGGAGAAGGCTCTCCCTGAAGGAGAAGGGAGTACTGAATTGAGGTAACACATCTCATGATCACTTGTACCCATTGTGGGTGAAAACCCAGCTTGTTAAGCATTGCTTCCAGAAAACTCCATTCCAATCTGTCATAGGCCTTACTAATATCCAACTTGAGGGAGAAGAAGCCCGTCTCTTGAGAACGCAAATGATGCATAAACTGTGCCGTTTTCGTGGCTACTAAGGTATTGTCAGATATCAGTCTTCCTGGCACATAAGCACTTTGTAACGGTGATATGATCTCCGGCAGCCAATACTTCAGCCTGTTTGCCACCACTTTGGAACTAATTCTACAAATCACGTTACATAAGGCAATAGGTCTAAAATGCATTGCAGCTTTAGGATCTTGGATTTTTGGAATAAGACAAACATGAGTATAATTTGCCTCCAACCACATATCCCCATTCATAAGAAGATTTCGAACAGCATTGCACACGTCAAAACTCACCACATGCCAATATTTTTGATAAAAGAAAGGTGTCATACCGTCCGGGCCGGGACTTTTGGACGGATGCATTTGGAAGAGTGCTTTCCGAATTTCTTCATCCAAGTAGGGTTATAACAAGGTGATGAACATTTTAAAGGATGCATTTTAGAGGTGTCGTTTGGTTGTAATAGAGattggaaagaaaataaaaaatgacattggactggaaattgactccctcatatgTAAAACCTGAATATGATTTACCTAGTCAGGGGTGGTATTCTAACTCCATTTTTCAttgtcaaaggcaaaattacataaattatTCCTCTAAAAAATTTTGTACTCTGCTGCCAATATTCAATATAAGTTGATGTCATTTTTATAACTTACCAGACACttcaatagaaatgaaaaattaattccagaaCCCACATGGAAATATCAAAACCTATTTTATTCCATATCGGTTTGGGaaagaaaataaatcattttcctaTTTTGACATTCCTGCTATCCAAACAGGGTCTTAATGACATCCATGAACCGAATAGGCCTAATTCCTAACCAAACCTGCACTTTAGACATGCGCGCTACGTTGAAAAAGTAAGAAAATCCGAGTATCAAGATGGTGACGAGGTCATAACattaagggcacgtttacttacttggaatggaattgaatgtaatggaatgattacggagtaaaaatactCCTGTGTTTAcgaacacataaaggaatcagaatgattccaggtaaaagaatttCTGTGTTTACTTACACATGAAGGAATgagaattggtgtaggtcccacctatttatcaggaatcgattcctgaatactcaggaattcgattacgaaggggggagatgggtttaggaatcattcatccggaatcaataccgattcctttcttctcccattccacttgtctccgattcatgattattttccattccaagtaagtaaacgtgccataagaTGAATCATTTGCTCCTCTTGGACACCATATCTCAAAATAACCAAATTACATGTAAAGACAATTCACCCTCACACTCATGACTTGAAAACACCGAAGTTAATCGCATCTCTCGTATTCTCATGTGAATACTGAATACttctcaaaagaaagaaaatcccAATGCGCTTCGTTTGGGACACACTGCAAGGGCACTCTCGTCATTTACCGATTCCTtttgaaataaaaacaaagcaaaTTTGCTGGAAGATTAGAATTCTCAAAGACATGGCTGCGAGAGCTCCGTCAGCTGTAGTAGGCCAAGTGCTCTCACTCCGCCACCCCGTCCGCAATGCCCACCGTGCCTCCTCCCCCGCGCCGCCACGTGGGGCCGCATTTCCCGGGCGGAGGGACCTGGTGCTTCTCTCGCTGACGTGGACGGCCTCGGCTGCTGTGGCGGCGGCCCCGGCAAAAGCGGAGGACATCGGGCTGTTCGGGATACGAAAGAAGCTGAAGGAGGCGGAGAGAGAAACAGAAGTGATAGTGAAGGAAGGGTTCGAGGCGGCGGAGAAGGGCATAGAAACGGCGGAGAAGGGGTTAGAAACGGCTGAGAAGGGCGTAGAAGCGGCGGAGAAGGGGATCGAAACGGTGGCGGGATTTGGCGGGTTGGCGCAGGCGGGTCTGGTGGCGGGAGCCGAGGTTTTGGGGGTCGTGGTTGCCAGCTCCGTCGTCAATGCTATTTTGCGACCGGAAAATTGATTACCGGCGGTGGAAATCTCGGTTTAATTTGAGCTCTGTAAGACTTTGTAATGGTTTAAGTAAGAGTATAGTAGTGATTATTTGGGTTCTTAATTAGCTAGTTAAATCTGCTTTTGTAAACTTTCCCAGTTGTTTTATATCGTGAATTCGTGATCGAGCTTTTAATTTACGCCATCAATTTGATCAATTCAGCTTCGTCACGCCTGCAATTTGTATGTACGGCGTTTTTATGTGACACGACGGAGGACGAGGACCATAGCTTTTTATACTTCATATCCTAAGCAAAATATAAAACTTTCGAAATAAGAGCAACTTGAAGAAATATCTAAGAAATCAGCTCTACATTTTCAAGTGAAAGTCCAATGGTAATAGTTTAGcgtctaataattttttttcgaaaatgtCAAGGTGTTTTTTCGGTAAATAAAGATTGTGGTGTCTCATAAGTCATAATAAGCTTGATTCTGTATATCAAATAATTTTAATTATGTTATCTTTGTTTATAATGAAATTATTGTAGTAAGTCATTTTGAGCAACTACGAGTATCATAAGTTCCAAATAGCATTTTCCACTACAGTTTAAGTGGTAAATGGTGTTCTTTTTTTATACCCTTGAATCCACAAGTACCAACAGAGGATCAAGAAATTACTCGACTCCGTACATCTGTAACAGTCACGCGCGTAGGGAGTATAGGGCCAGAAGGGTCAGTTCAAATTTTTCATTCTGACCGTTGATTTGGTTGAACTTTCCATATAGATAGATGTTATAATACTTTAATGACCCTCCTAGGACTTATTTGGCTTAATCAGCTTTATCTTATCTCTTTAATTTCCATTTTTACTATTTGATGCTTTCCTCTTTTAATCTCTATTAATGCAAAGGGAATCACAATTAATATTCTCCAATAAATCAGTCTAATTGCCAAACAAATGATTTGTCATGTAATTTATCAAGGTATAAGGTAATCATGTAAAGATTtcattacatgaacaatgtGTTAGTAAACGGTTTTTTTTTCAATGTAATAGCTTGTTTATTTTTTGACCCTCCTAGATAAAATTTCTAGCTACGCCACTGATAACAGTTACAATAGTATTTTTGAAACTTACTTGAACATGAATAACTAATAATTTATCGAAAAAGTTATATGCATATCACTCCAAAATTGTTATTGCTGTTAACTAGACGTAATGAAATGCAGTTATTAGAAATTAGAGGCATACGTTCTTGGAGATTCTAGCTATGTGACAA encodes the following:
- the LOC133727308 gene encoding uncharacterized protein LOC133727308, which gives rise to MAARAPSAVVGQVLSLRHPVRNAHRASSPAPPRGAAFPGRRDLVLLSLTWTASAAVAAAPAKAEDIGLFGIRKKLKEAERETEVIVKEGFEAAEKGIETAEKGLETAEKGVEAAEKGIETVAGFGGLAQAGLVAGAEVLGVVVASSVVNAILRPEN
- the LOC133744366 gene encoding uncharacterized protein LOC133744366 produces the protein MDMWSTSEDQAILPPQYSRQPGRPKTKRIKDASEKEINGGTKLRRVQRSLRCSNCGQVGHNLKTCQRHLPPKEKKAAALSKKRKVNGEAGQGSENQSKKDKTGPLTANELMQKARERAEYQRMAALKASRLAANMPASTRGRPKPATSAPTSSRPA